Genomic window (Amaranthus tricolor cultivar Red isolate AtriRed21 chromosome 7, ASM2621246v1, whole genome shotgun sequence):
CCTCTGTGTTCCAAGTAGATTCAGATGTTGGGTCTGTTTTGGTGGAACACCTTCGGATCAGGAGGCATTTGAGGATTATTAGTCATCGTTATCGTGCATTTATCTTATGCGCATTGATATTCATCACTTCGAGCCAATTTACTGCTCTATTGTACACTACTAAAAACCATGCTAATATGAGCATTTTCAGAGCCGGAGAACTAGCAGTAAGTCTCTTGCACCAAGTTTTCTTAGGGCTGTTTCATTTGTAAAGCAATTTGTCTAGATCTGCTGTTGTTTTGTGCTAACTGCGAACTTGTGTGCTATAACATACTCCAAAGCCAAATTTGTATATTTCTGAGACACTTATCACTTATCTAATGAAAGAATCATCAGTGTTGTTTGGCAAACAACTGATTGCTAATTACAGTGACcaatttgaccagctgattttgaacccaTTGCTCTATTGTATGGTTTGACAATCCACcctctatttttattaaaataagctaaaattgcctgataagctattttgccaaacaccatGGTGACTGGTATGTGTGATTCTTGTCGTATCCGAGTTCCGTTTATGTTTGTCCATAACGTAAATGATTATTAGATATACGTAGTGGTTTTCACATAATATTAAAGAACAGAGATAACGTAGAGGGTAGGATTGGAAAATGATATGAAAAATTTAAGCTTACAAGTTGAGATTGTAGAGAATATAGAGACAAATTAGGTGGCGACCAATAGAATGATATATTGATTCATGTAGCTTAACCCAAACTGATGAGAGCTAGgaatttgttgtttttgatgtgTGTAGTTATGCTCCATGACTTTAATGACTGGTCTAGCCATAATACTGAGAAGTGCTACAAAGATAACACACAAAGCTCAGGCAATCACATCTCTTTCTGCGAAATGGCACGTGTGTGCAACCATCGACTCCTTTGCTACCACCTCTGAGACCGAAACACCAGTAGTTCAAAACTCCAATGGTGCGGGAAGTGCTGGTTTCTTTGATGCTCGTAGTGGAGACTCAGATGACGATGATGCTGGAGACGAGGAAGATGATGTTGACAACACTAAGTTTCTTCCTGCGTATGCCTACAGCTCAATCTGTTTTCAGAAACGACAAGCTCTAGGTAAGTGAAAATCGCTTCGTTTTTCTTGCACAAATGCTCAAAGTATAAAGAACGATACTTGAATTTCGTAATTGGTATTTGGCAGTGACATATTTCGAAAACAACAAAGCTGGGATTACAGTTTACGGATTCATGTTAGATAGGGCTTGGCTGCAACTCATTTTTGGTATTGAGTTATCCTTAGTACTCTGGCTGCTCGGAAAAACCATTGGTATCTAATGCACACGATCACACGAACATCATTATTAGAGCTTGAAGACTATTTATTCAATCTTCAATAATTCGTCGATCTTATAGTCCTCACTTTCGTAGACGTTTTCTCACCAATCACTAAGACGAGGCAGGTTGTGGCTGCGACTGGTTTGTCAGTTTAGTCGTCCTGCAAAGCGACATCATTgaagtacaatgctattttgtgtTTACGTACCATTTGTAGATTCTACACCCTATTTGGCTTCCGTCTTGTACTTAGCATCTTCATAAACGGGGAATAATAGGCTTGTCGATCATTGTTGCTCGATATTTGTTGATTCGTGGTATTCTTTCGAAATAATTGATATGTTTGTATGCCTTTTTTGTTACCTTGGAGTTTTTCTCATGTTCTTTTTTTGTACGTGTAATTATTAATTGTTTgatagaataattaattttttcagagTATTTATGTTTACGCGAAGAGATAATTTTAcgtgaaaaaataaatgttggGAATATGTGAGCAAGGCTAGTGTAGAATTCGTTACCTCATTGTCATCAATAGTTTCCATATATGCTCTCATCTCACGTAACCTTGTTTGAAGGATTATATGTACGcaacattattattgttaattacaATGAGGTTATTTTTGATCCATCTTAATGTTATTTGCAACTTCACATGAATAAACGTCTATATAAATACAAGGGGCCTAGGGCAAATGATGACATCAAATCTTTGTTTAAACAACAAGATGCTAATATCTGACTTAGGCGTGCTATAGCTATGGTTAGGGAGTGTTCAAAAGTATCGAATTCGATGACTTGCCGACCCGTTTCATAAATGGCgggtcaaaaaataaaaaattgaaaaatccgGGTCGGGTTATGGGCCGATTTCAAATTGATCTGGGTACCTGTTAATCACCCGCTTAATAGTTAATATATAGAGTTATTTGTTTCAGGGTTTTCACTAGTCTCACATATGCCCTTCCTTCTGTGTTTTATCTTTCAAAGTTTGAGGGGCTGTTTTTCATTCTCAAATTTCAAAATTGAAACATCTTTCCTTAACCCAGttatttgttttactctatttattCAATTCCCTCAATCTAGAACCTTCTTCTACCCATCATCATATCTTTATTTAACTGTAATTTATACCTTAAATCCCAGTATTAAACCCATACCATATTCCTAGTCCTCATTATGAAAATCTAAACGCCATAAAATTGCTTCTaggtattttcaaaaatgaaaagtgTAACTACAAAAGAAGAGATTAAACTTGTTTATAAGACCAATGGAAGGGCTTCATGAGATGGATCCACCTCTGTTTTTTATCAAGACTTTTGATATGATGGAAAATTCTTCTACTGATACTATTGTTTTTTGGAGTTCAGCTTCAAATTGCTTTATTGTTTGGGTTTTTTGGAGTTTTGCCCAGATTTTTCCCATAAAAATAGCCACGTAATTAACAATCTTATCTacctaaaatatcaaaaaataaaatcggGTACCCGGTGTTCCGACCCAACTTATTCGGGTACCCATTAAAAAGGTATCCGACTTACCGAGTACCCGAAATACCAGATACACACTAATGAACACTACTACCTATGGTGCTTGTCCGTTTGGTTTGGCTTTGCTCAAGCTTGCTCATTTACTATTCAAGCTTAATCTTAATTATCATTTCACATCGAATCatcctctctctctctatatatatatatatatatatatatatatatatgtatatatgtatatatatatgtatatatgtatatatatatgtatatatgtatatatatgtatatatatatatatatatatatatatatatatatatatatatatatatatatatatatatatatatatatatatatattaaaaatataattaaaatgttatttCTAAAATGAGAACACTTTTAGGATTTCCTTAGATtcgaataaaattttaaatattaattttacactaattcttaaatgaaatggtctcacggtgagaccatctttATTAGACCGGCTCAAtatacattttttgttttaaaatgatcacttagaacgttaaagtgatcacttataattttaatataatcacttttttatagtcttagactAGATTACTCATAATCTTTaaacgattacttatgatcttaaattaatcaattgaaaaaataggATATTATATGAGAACCATCTCatagtgagacagtctcatacagtATAAAAACTCCCtgacacaatttttttttttaaaaatagtgaAAGATTTAGATGACTATCTGAGGATCAAGTCCCAACAATGCTTAAATATTTGACACTCTTCTAATCATGCAAATTAGCATATTACtcacaaatgaaaaaaattgaataaaaatcaaataatcgATAAAAGTTTGCAGAAAGAGATTACGAAAGAAAAAGAACGTATGAGATAAGTTTTTTTAGGATGTTATGTGCTATAAAATATCTTGGTACACATAACTTTTGCCACCTTAGTGAGGGTAGAAAACATTATAGTAGgaggtaagaggagtcgaggaagactcaggaaaacttgggatgagcaaataacagttgacttacatgagttaaacctctctgaagGTCTGACTAAGGAAAGGGGTAGTTAGAGGCGCCATATTCATGTTTCAGACTACTGATGTCTTCTTAGGTTACCTTTGggtgttcttgccatcttgtttctctcgtttcttttattattagttttgtattctttttttgttttcttttgtagttcgttctacttatttattttatttatatgcattccATTTATCTTTTCCGTGCAGCTACGTCttattatctttctcgagcggggggactcctttggtcgcgctgtcgcgctctcctttactGGTATGaattgccgccgtccttccctccccagactctgtccatagttttttataaaagggatacattgggtaggatgatgattatgatgatgactcactatgaaaataaaaaaaaattaagggaaaTTATATATGGTGATCCGTGAGCCTAACCAACTTTTATATGTAGTAgataaaatgttaagttttttgttaaattaattactCATTTCGACTGGATTACATAATATGTGGTCAATTAGGGTGATCGCGACctctatttttttgaaaaaaaagtcaTTATGTTCAGAAAAAATAGcataaagttaacaaaatacTTCATTTTTATCTATCATGCGAAGAAGTTATAAGCCTACAATCACTAtgtgaattaaaaaattatctaccgcataaaaaaatcaaaattgagtTCGTCACAAAGGCGTTGACCTAAATTTTTATAACATCTCATCTTGACGTACGTCGTTTACCCCTAAAAACATTTTCATGCTAACGGTATTCAACGACCATTCATCTAAATTGTAATCATAAACACGACGTCGTTTACTCAAAactgattttcaaaaatttatctCTATTATACTTTTTTCCCCGAGTTATCCTCTTCATTTTACGATCAAATtccataattataataatcgatgaaaattaaaaacaacaGAAAATATAATTGCAGAGAAAAAATCTTTTTCCACATTCAATTTTttggattaattaattaatttaagggTGTAATTATGGAAATAACTGGGCCTTCAACTAGCTTTTGCTCCAAAGAAACACGAAAAATTTATCAAGAGTGGTTTAATTTTGCAGATTCTGGTATTTAATTTTGTTACCCATCTTTTctttttgatctttttttttttaaatttttaaatttttaaattttttttataatttgttgaattagtaaaataatagatttggtttgttttgtattggAAATTGCTTAATTTAGATGGGGATGGTCGATTAACGGGGCATGATGCAATTTTATTCTTTAGCTTGTCAGATTTGCACAGAGATGATCTCAAAcaggttttcttttttttttttttgctcatttttttttattaaaaaataaatttagtttttgtAATGTACTAAATCCTTATGATCTGTTTAGCCGTTGGTACTAAATCGCTCTAGAGAAAATGCTTTATAATGTGAATTTTTATGAGATGTAGTCATTTTCACGGCGATAAAGCATTGATTATACTAAAGTTTTTGTTTAggattttttattatctttggATATTGCATTtttaaatggtaatgcattatgATGAATTTTGTGAAAGAAATAAGGTCATTGAACAAGTAGAATAAATATGATTGTTAAACTTGTTAAATATTAGTCTATTAAAATTAAACcaacttttcattaccatttaaTATCGACAACTAAACATGTTGTAAAAAGAATGAATCATGGTTTATTAGGGGCTAGTGTTGTATGATTCGTAGCCACTAGTTAATCACAAATCAATAAAAGTAAATCATGATCGATTGTGATCTATTTTTATGCTATTGTAAGCAAATCATGAATTTAACAAGTGAAATAGCTCGTGAGTTATGTTACACTATTTACGGCCATTCATCCATGCTTTTAGACATTTACTTAAATTGGATTTTACTTAATGGTTAGCCTTTTACATTTTGAAAGAAACATGACCACAACACCGTATCATGACCATAACGCAAGAGGTTTTGAGTTTAGCGTGATCGATTATAGGTTTAATTAATCGGGAAGTGAGTTCGTGACTATTACCACCCTTAGGATAATACTCGTATATGGTGGACCAATTAATCATCTTTATAAATGTACTAAACCaatacattttcattttttgttaTATGTTATAGAAGTCAATATTAATaagtttttaatcaaatgacttGAGTCATAATCCATATAATTTCAAACTTAGATTCTCTTTTGATTACTCTAATTGTAACCGAAAGGGTATTTTTGCATTATATATGTTCAGAATTttcagttatatatatatatatatatatatatatatatatatatatatatatatatatatatatatatatattcccttGCATTTGTCTTTCTTATATGAAGGTGTGGGCCATAGCAGATGCCAAAAGACAAGGCTTTCTTGGATTCCAGGAGTTCATTACTGCCATGCAGGTTTGTTTGTTGCTCCATTTCCTTTTTTATGATTCTAATAGAAGTAAATCTCTTTActaaaaatatcaatattttcctttttttaagctaaaatgtaaaaattttcattattaactaaaaaatttatCCCCTTTTCTTCTTTGAAAATGTAGTTAGTTTCATTGGTACAATCAGGGCACACAATAAATCAAGATCTCCTAACAGCTGAATGTGAGTGGCTTCTTCCAACTTGGCTTTCTTTACTTCCTATAAGCTAACGATAGACTAAAAATTAACGAATTTTTTGAAGGCCCTATTTTTTAATCAATACTTAACATatactacataatttaaaattaaggcTCTTAATTTTTTAGGACTCCATACGATCGAACATGTGATTATGCTCAAAACCTCCCTGGCCTATTCTATCCCTTTGTAACATGAATTTCAAGTTTCTACTTCCTACCTTCGTAAAATAATCTTTTATTGTAATAATGTACATAGGGGCAGAGCAAAACcgacaaaaaaatttatgattctaCGTGCTTCTCTTATTTGAGACCATCACCTACTTCATCAATATACTCGAGTGTATCTTTTAATATTTGAGACCCTTTATTATTTGGGGTCCTATGCAGTGCATGTTGCACGTGCCCAAAGAGGAGGCATGATGAGGTCATTttcaaattagaaaataaagcaaaattCATGAGAcagattaaaaagaaaatatagcaaattcttTTGAACAGATGTAAAATGGAGGGGAAAGTGTTTAATTACCATTTATGAAGGCTGAATACTTTTTTTATTCCTAACAGTTGATTGGGAGAATATACAGCCTCCTTCCATGCAAGATCTTACTGAAAAACTTGCTGTAAGTAATATTATCagtatccttttttttttttttgtatttttttggcTGTATAAGTCTAAGAATTGGCTTATTTTCAATGTTTTATATGCAGAAAAGAAGGAGCAAACTCAAATCAGAATCACTAAATGGTAAGTTTTATGGACTATTACAAAACTTTTGTTTAAGTGTTCCCTTAGTGAAAAATAAGGCCCGCTTCACCGTATTGCGACCGTATTATAAAGATTAAAGATTTTTGAGTTTACTGCGAACGGAATATAGGGCCGTATTGACTGCAAAATCATTGATATTGGACGTGAAATTTGTTTTGTAACTGTTACCGTTAGTGAAAcaatatttttgcactatgatgtTCCTCTCAACATATTTGTTGAATTCTTTTATAGGCTATTCTGCAAATAGGAGAAAACTCCACCCTACAAGATCAGCTCCTTGGTTCAGTACATCAAGATCTTCAAAAAAGGTAATCATGTATCTATAATTCATAATGTCATAAGGTCGGCAACATAAACCAATATATTTGTTTCACTATTGTCCATATGAACCAATagattaatttcaataagcatcCCCATGGCTTCTTTTTCAGTATTCATTTCGATTTTCTACTATCTGAACTCGTTTCATTCGAATCTGTTAGAGGTGCTCACTCGGGTTATCGGGTCGATTTTGGGTCAAGTGTTTCGAGTCGGTTCAAAATTGGGTTTTGTACATCAGTTTTTACATAAttgggaattcatttttaaatcgGGTCAATGGTATTCGGTTACAAGGTCGAGTGCTTATCAGGTCGTCGAGTCTATTATGAATAGCTCTAGACGTTCTTATGCTAAAAGTGTGGTTATTTGGTTTGTAATCTTGCTGTCTTTTCTGATCATTTTCAATGACTATGCATTTCCAGATACAATTATCTACCGTTACGTCTATAATTGATGGACTGAAGAAGTTGTACAATCAGAAGTTACTGCCACTGGAGTCAAGTTATCACTTCAATGATTTTGTGTCACCATTATTAGTAAGTTTTAAGCCACTTAATCAGAGTTTGTTCCTTGCCACTTTCTATTTGTGTCTGCTAATGCACCGTGCTGTCTTACACGCCCTCTCACATTAGAGCTCTAAATGTGTGGATACAACAAATACACTCTTCGAACCTAACTCGAAATACTCAAGTTCAAATCACGTTTGCTCCGATACTATGTTAAGATATCAACTcaaacaaaagcttaaactgatagaacatgtcaaagaaccaattCAAAGTAGttgatgataaatttgttaacgGGTTTATACGTAACCAGACCCGCATAAGATGAGAGTTGGTTGTATATAAACTCGAcgaggttccatcctaaaactAATTGATATTAAAAGTAGCCCATCAAgtttatatgttagtcaatctCCCTCAAATTGTTCGACGTGATCGTTGAAGCCCCAGCATAGGTTACCTATTCAATTTGTTTTGCAGACGAACAGTGATTTTGACGCCAAGCCTATGGTGATGCTTTTGGGGCAGTATTCCACCGGAAAGACGACATTTATCACGCACTTGCTAAAAACTAGTTACCCTGGTAATTTGTGTCATATTTGGTCATTCTTGATTCATCCCCTTCATTTTTTTATGATTCAAATGTGTTAGACTAATGTGTTTAATGGGCGGGGCCTTCATTTTGAGCTCTTATCCGACCCATTTTTAGAAGGGTTTTGTAAGGGCCGGGTTAAAAGTGTCAGGGCCGAAAACGGGCTCTATTATAGTTGAAATGGAGCGGGCTATAAAAGGGTTTAATAAGGGCCGAAAGCGGGCCTTTTGTAAATTGTAAGAATAGGCGGGAAATGATGTTTGTACCAGCGTCAAGAAACATCCAGCAAGTTTTCTTCCCCCTCATGGAAATCTGTCTTATAGCAATTGTCATCCTGTTTGGCAAAAGTTTTCTGATTCGAAGGCCCCTATCCAGCCCGACCCATATTTACTTGAGTCCGGCCCGACCCATATCCAACCCATTGAACTCCCCTAGTTGAGACTTACTTTCTGAAGGAGCAATGAAATGTGTTGAACTTGTACTCCTAGTCAATAGTGAACATTTCTGATTTGATATATTTCGATTTCATGTAGGAGCACATATCGGACCAGAGCCTACAACAGATCGATTTGTCGTTGTTATGGTATCAAAATGATCCACTTAAATCTGGTATTCCGCCTTGTTTAGGAGCCAGAAAAGAGCCTAATTGCGCGTTTTTCCCCTGTAGTCTGGTCCTGATGAAAGGAGCATTCCAGGAAACACGGTTGCAGTTCAAGCAGACATGCCATACACCGGTCTCACAGCTTTTGGGACGGCCTTTTTGTCTAAATTTGAATGTTCCCAGATGCCGCACTCAGTAAGTTTCAAGAGATCGTTATCTGCATAATGGTTTTTGATTTCTGCTACAAAAAATATGGGTGTTTTATGATTGAACTTTTTACCCTGAAGCTTTTGGAGCATATTACGTTGGTCGATACTCCAGGAGTGTTGTCTGGAGAGAAACAACGAACACAACGAAGCTATGATTTCACTGGTGTAACATCTTGGTTTGCTGCTAAATGTGACCTTATCTTGCTGCTGTTTGATCCCCATAAACTTGACGTTAGCGATGAATTTAAGCGTGTGATCTCTTCTTTAAGGGGTCATGATGACAAGATTCGTGTTGTTTTGAACAAAGCAGATCAAGTCGACACTCAACAGGTATTCGGGTTCCCATGGCCTTAGTTTTGTTCATAGTTATATTTGCTAACAAGGGCATGTCGGAAACAACCTATTTGTTATTGCTAACAAagataaggttgcgtacatctgaTCTCACAAAACCCGCTTAAATGGGAGCCACTTAACTGAACCTCTTTGTTATCGCTGAAAAGAAAAAGGTTGTGTACATTATGACCTCACAAAACCCGCTTagatgggagccacttaattGACAACCAACTAATGATAGTCTTTTTGGTGTCTATGGTAGTTGATGAGGGTTTATGGAGCTTTAATGTGGTCGCTTGGAAAAGTTTTGAATACTCCAGAGGTAACCCGTGTTTATATTGGGTGAGTTCGTGTGCTCATTCTTTCGTCTATTCATATTTCGAGATGAACTTAGTTTTCGAAGCAACAAGCATTGTGATTCAAGTATTTTGGACTTATATAAGGCTAAAATGTTGTTCTTACTATGATAACCGGAGTCATTTTTTTCGCAGATCATTCAATGATAGACCCTCGAATGAAGGCATTGATGGCCCAATAGGTCGTGAGCTTTTTGAGAGGGAGCATGACGACCTTATTGCTGATCTAAAAGATATACCGAAGAAGGCTTGTGATCGACGGGTATGTTAACATAACATAGACGTAATCAATGCCAAGACTCAACAGAGGCTTATTGATGGCTGTTGAATCCTTGCAGATTAACGAATTCGTAAAGCGTGCAAGGGCAGCTAAGATTCATGCCCATATCATTGGTCATCTGAAGAAGGAGATGCCTACACTAATAGGAAAGGCTAAGACTCAACAAAGGCTTATTGATAACTTAGAAGATGAGTTTAGAAAGGTTCTTAGTTTTACTTCTTGTtcaatttgctttgattttgCATTCTAGTATCATTCAACAACAATATCACGCCCATTCTCAAATGGACTATGTTtgtgtcaaagaaccaactcagaTAAAAACTTAAGTTGTTGCTTAATGCCCCAAAATCTCATATACGCTCCCTCACACGATAGCCTTTTGGGTAGAAGCTCCATAGTCCataagtttaagctgatggttgaagtctcaagatatattatatgGTAAATCAAAAACAACCTATTTGTTATTATAAGGGTATGGTTGTTACATATGACCTAAATTCAACCACTTAATAATGACTTTTTGTTGATGGAACATTGTTGTATCATTGGACTACAATTCAACTATCATGATTAACTATTCTATTATGTACTTGTTGAATCTGTTAAGGAATCAACTCACCTATATTCTTGAGCTTATATTCCACTTTTTAAataaggggtggttgagatttgaacccgtgacctcttgtcaagCTAATTTCTAATACTatattaaggaaccaactcaaccaaaagtatAAGCTTATGATTAAACCcttgaatatattatatacttttaacAGAATCTCGCTATAATGCAGGTTCAGAAGGAATTTCATCTACCAGCAGGAGACTTCCCCAATGTGGAGCAATTCAGGGAAGTTCTCAAAGGCTATAACTTTGATAAGTTTGAAAAGCTTAAACTACCGAAGATACAAGCTGTTGATGACATGTTAAGCTATGACATCCCTCAACTTCTCAAAAGTTTCAGAAATCCATACGATTAATCGATCATACTTTGAAATTTCGAGTTATATGGATTGATTAacccaattaatacaattaGTGAATTAGTAGCATAATAGTTTCTTATTTTGTGGTCGTTTCACCGAGTTACGCCTCTGataaaaatagtttatttattttatttattttattttaattttagttgtgACCTCTTGGAGGTCTTATATTGGACAGATGAACTGAAGTAATGTTTATCTACAATTTTGCAGTTAATTTAACAAGAATGTTTGGTTAGGGGTTGTAAGTGTAACAAAACAAAACCTTGCTATAgtaaaaaaatgagatgatatatctatataaatgatttttgtttatgtgttttttatgtTTGCAAACCGACTATATGTATTATGATGATTTTATTGTGTACTGTTGTCTGTTGGATTTAGAATTTTACCGTAACTCTCATTTTATTGCGCatcaatataaaattattttttacttttatataataatttattaataaaattaataacaacttgTGTTTTAGAACTTACTTATTTTactttcaaaatgaaaaaccaatttgtttttttcttacaaaaatAACACATTTATCTATTGATTTTACTTAATACGTGAAGTATCATGAAAGAATGACTTTGACATTATGTTCTGTGCCCTAAAATAATATCATGAATTGCTCATGTTATTTCATGATGTCCTTGTTTTAATTTGTAGTATATTAATATTCGAAGTATTCAATAATCATCCacttcattaattaccttttttACATCATAGATTAACTATTTTTGATTTTGGGTGGAAACAATTTTCTACAAGAAGAAAggggaattaattttgattagttgTTGAAAGTTGaatcattatcaattaaaaggataaaaaaaaatatttaagtactgagctaatttataaaatttatttttttgttttttaaattaatagtaCCTTTTTATCTATTTTCTTTCTCACCCTAGTTAAATtgctattatatatatatatatatatatatatatatatatatatatatatatatatatatatatatatatactataaaagTTGtactactttttatttatgtaaaattgcACATGACGTTCGTTAACAAGGTCAATCAAAAATAAtctctttattaattttatcatcAACAAGGGTAGGAGAAAGTATAAATCCGTCCCTCCTAAACTCCACTCTACACAAAAGTCACCTAATAATATTCGGGTAATAAAATGTTGTTATTACTTTCCTTACTATAAAAGTGGTTTTTTCGTCCAATATAACAATTTAACTGAGACAGATGAGTATTATGGACCCACCCTTCCACTAAATGGAGCCAATCCCTATCCAAGCCCAACTTTAATCATGGGTTTGGCTA
Coding sequences:
- the LOC130818275 gene encoding EH domain-containing protein 1-like — its product is MEITGPSTSFCSKETRKIYQEWFNFADSDGDGRLTGHDAILFFSLSDLHRDDLKQVWAIADAKRQGFLGFQEFITAMQLVSLVQSGHTINQDLLTAEFDWENIQPPSMQDLTEKLAKRRSKLKSESLNGKRKLHPTRSAPWFSTSRSSKKIQLSTVTSIIDGLKKLYNQKLLPLESSYHFNDFVSPLLTNSDFDAKPMVMLLGQYSTGKTTFITHLLKTSYPGAHIGPEPTTDRFVVVMSGPDERSIPGNTVAVQADMPYTGLTAFGTAFLSKFECSQMPHSLLEHITLVDTPGVLSGEKQRTQRSYDFTGVTSWFAAKCDLILLLFDPHKLDVSDEFKRVISSLRGHDDKIRVVLNKADQVDTQQLMRVYGALMWSLGKVLNTPEVTRVYIGSFNDRPSNEGIDGPIGRELFEREHDDLIADLKDIPKKACDRRINEFVKRARAAKIHAHIIGHLKKEMPTLIGKAKTQQRLIDNLEDEFRKVQKEFHLPAGDFPNVEQFREVLKGYNFDKFEKLKLPKIQAVDDMLSYDIPQLLKSFRNPYD